The Dyadobacter sp. 676 DNA window TCGTAGAAGTCGGCATGTGCGTCTATAAAGATCAGTCCGTATTTACCGCGGGCTTTCAGACCCGACATGATACCCAGGAGGATGCTGCAATCGCCGCCCAATACTAGCGGGAAACGGTCTTTATCCAGCATTGAATTGACAGTTTTACCGAGCTCGATAGAGAAATCGCGCAGCGGCACCGGATTGAGACAATGGGTGTCGGGATCTCTTTTATCGCTATACTGCGCATTGAGGGTGGCAAGGTGCAGCACCGGATGTTCGGGCTGTAGGTGCCGGCCGAGGCCAGCTTGTAACAGGGCGGCCGGCAGGTCCTGCACGCCGTTCGTGCGAAGCCCCAATATAGAAGGCGCTGCCAGAATCTGTACGTCGAGATTTTGTCTATCCATTACATATCTGTATGTATCTTGCTTTTCACGAAATTTAAAAATGTTCCTTAAAATTTACGGTGGCTCGATTCACAGGCTTAAAGCCTTAATTCATTATGCCTGTTGGATCGCATAGGCACGTCCCCAGACTTAGGACTACTCGGTTATGATCGCAACCTGGTAGTAAATATCCACTTTCCTGTGAAGCTTCGAGGCAATTAACCTCTTTTGAGAAGACTTTTGAGTCGCGCGGCGGACCGCTTTTTTCGGCATTACCTGCGAGGAATCAAATTGTGGAACTGGAGGGACTACGGCTTTACTCTCTGGAGTCAGCGCTGGTTTCTACTCCGCAGGCATATTTTATAAACAACCCAACAGATGCCCGCACGGCGTTATCTATGGTACGGGACGGATCAGATTTGCTTGCCCTGCTACTGGATGGAGGGCACAGCGTTGTCGCCGGACGGCTAGCAGGTGCCTTCCGCAATATTGGTAATGACCGATTGGCCGATGAAATCGTACAGACCATGCGTGCGGTAGGTTATGACACTCGCGAAACAGATCCGTTTGAAGATAGGTTGCCATCCGTCTTATCATTTCGTGAAATATCTCCATATGTCAACCGAATCGGGCTCTTGTGGCACCAAATGAGGGATACTGTCATCGCTGGTTTTCCGAAAGCTCCAGGGCTTCCAGCCAATTCAAAGGATTATATGAAAACGGTGGATGAGGTGTTTGTGACAGATGCTTATCATTCGCTTTCGATTGAAGGGTACCGTGTCACCCCAGAGTTGATTGAAAGGGTTCGAAGGGGAGAATGGAACCCAGATAATAACCAGGCAGACAGTGATCAGACGAACGCATTAGCTGCCCGGGGTTACTGGCAGGCCTTCGTAGCCGTGAAGGAAAGCATCGCCAGGGTTTTGAAAGGAGACAGTCCGGGAGAAATTTTGGATAACGATCATAGGGTCTGGTACAGAGAGCTTTTCGCACCAAGTGTAACAGCAGGCTTGTTAAGGGCTAGTGATCTGGCCGGATACCGAAACGGTCAAGTTTACATACGAAATT harbors:
- a CDS encoding Fic family protein; the encoded protein is MELEGLRLYSLESALVSTPQAYFINNPTDARTALSMVRDGSDLLALLLDGGHSVVAGRLAGAFRNIGNDRLADEIVQTMRAVGYDTRETDPFEDRLPSVLSFREISPYVNRIGLLWHQMRDTVIAGFPKAPGLPANSKDYMKTVDEVFVTDAYHSLSIEGYRVTPELIERVRRGEWNPDNNQADSDQTNALAARGYWQAFVAVKESIARVLKGDSPGEILDNDHRVWYRELFAPSVTAGLLRASDLAGYRNGQVYIRNSMHVPLNRDAVRDTMPLLFDLLKEEKEASVRVILGHFIFVYIHPYLDGNGRIGRFLMNAMLASGGYPWTIVPLGQRKNYMQALERASVHRDIAAFTDFIASLVRKSMEDGPLPEIPSIVTE